Proteins co-encoded in one Campylobacter jejuni genomic window:
- the pflB gene encoding motility protein PflB: protein MAEQEDIILEKPEDGLNQPRLDESLEGFKGQEGQAPEDEEFASLPEELPQENSDSGFKFTRESAPEDVSTFEEVESQEPTPWYKDRKFMSLVGLSLGIICILVFTLFYLTFSEGKIKPDIIASKPLEQPVVMPDESYKYNDMQRIDGMIQKANALYLKGEVEQALKVYEQVAVYNESLSNYNLGVSQMNENKFQEAFESFKKAIANGENQSVAAINAAVCALKLNDKEKFRYYIDLAQVYLPKEGKSKLYDYYLSLINYYKGYYPEALQMLQRTDVEPYSDVAKYLSAKIYAKMDFDSKAIQQLNSQGNFESSLSLGLLYARIGEYAKAKVALSTAMKIERDFNQSLAALTLVDIKTGNYQDMLARLQNSYDNDKDRYKILDTYKIQVRLNKDLFNIAVAQNSFSKDLLKKQKDQFDLLFYFAPYQVFDSKQAALYIKKANVTDFVDDSTDAGIYLNISKALSSTNVKIANIINYALNQKLRLANQEFQKLIKDYPEHSILHYNLALTYAQMQNYELAYKHFSSSYHLNPKNYLAGAFAMFCAKLIDIDTTKLYNEILDNIAADSNFKANMQKSMLFLVNNNYISMLPYLDEIKKDTPLSLIFEAIIAKNNNLNNQVDVKIAKLRSELPEDILANILYFNSLNSNLNIKEYAQNAQIHFKNLKLDYRSVFGGPSIAREFYVNLMHIAGLLNLERQKFKELINVSGAKDEGILQTLAYLDIFAQQYEEAYALYNSLIDDYGAKDTKTLFLAAVAAVGANNPNSAIALLQLSKLTDKNNKESKAALGMLYQEVKNYEAAISQYKTLPNNFKSEFFTFDINNN from the coding sequence ATGGCTGAACAAGAAGATATAATACTAGAAAAACCCGAAGATGGCTTAAATCAACCAAGACTTGATGAGAGTTTAGAGGGATTTAAGGGGCAAGAGGGGCAAGCTCCAGAAGATGAAGAATTTGCATCATTGCCAGAAGAATTACCTCAAGAAAATAGTGATAGTGGTTTTAAATTTACAAGAGAAAGTGCGCCTGAAGATGTATCAACTTTTGAAGAAGTTGAAAGTCAAGAGCCTACGCCTTGGTATAAAGATCGTAAGTTTATGTCTCTTGTGGGTTTATCTTTGGGGATTATTTGCATTTTAGTTTTTACACTTTTTTATTTAACTTTTAGTGAAGGAAAAATTAAACCAGATATTATAGCTTCTAAGCCTTTAGAACAACCTGTTGTTATGCCTGATGAATCATATAAATACAATGATATGCAAAGAATTGATGGTATGATCCAAAAAGCAAATGCTTTATATTTAAAGGGTGAGGTTGAACAGGCTTTAAAAGTTTATGAGCAAGTTGCCGTATATAACGAATCTTTATCTAATTATAATTTAGGCGTTTCTCAAATGAATGAGAATAAATTCCAAGAAGCTTTTGAAAGCTTCAAAAAAGCTATAGCCAATGGAGAAAATCAAAGTGTAGCTGCTATCAATGCTGCTGTTTGTGCTTTAAAGCTTAATGATAAGGAAAAATTTAGATATTATATTGATTTAGCTCAAGTGTATCTTCCAAAAGAAGGAAAATCAAAATTATATGATTATTATTTAAGCTTGATTAATTATTACAAAGGATATTACCCTGAGGCCTTACAAATGTTACAAAGAACAGATGTGGAGCCGTATTCTGATGTTGCAAAGTATTTGTCTGCTAAAATTTATGCAAAAATGGACTTTGATTCCAAGGCTATACAGCAATTAAATTCTCAAGGCAATTTTGAATCCAGTTTATCTTTAGGTCTTTTATACGCTAGAATAGGAGAATATGCTAAAGCTAAAGTCGCTTTAAGCACAGCGATGAAAATTGAAAGAGATTTTAATCAGAGTTTAGCGGCTTTAACATTGGTTGATATTAAAACAGGAAATTATCAAGATATGTTAGCGCGCTTGCAAAATTCTTATGATAACGATAAAGATAGATATAAGATTTTAGATACTTATAAAATTCAAGTTCGTTTAAATAAGGATCTTTTTAATATAGCAGTTGCTCAAAATTCTTTTTCAAAAGATTTGTTAAAAAAACAAAAAGATCAATTCGATTTGCTTTTTTATTTTGCACCTTATCAAGTGTTTGATAGTAAGCAGGCTGCTTTATATATTAAAAAAGCTAATGTTACAGATTTCGTAGATGATAGTACTGATGCGGGAATTTATCTTAATATAAGCAAAGCTCTTTCATCTACCAATGTAAAAATTGCCAATATTATTAACTATGCATTAAATCAGAAGTTACGCCTTGCTAACCAAGAATTTCAAAAACTTATCAAGGATTATCCAGAACATAGTATTTTACATTATAATTTGGCTTTAACTTATGCCCAAATGCAAAATTATGAACTTGCTTATAAGCATTTTTCAAGTTCATATCATCTTAATCCTAAAAATTACTTAGCAGGTGCTTTTGCTATGTTTTGTGCAAAATTAATTGATATTGATACAACTAAACTTTACAATGAAATTCTTGATAATATAGCTGCTGATTCTAATTTTAAAGCTAATATGCAAAAAAGTATGTTATTTTTAGTTAATAATAATTATATTTCTATGCTTCCTTATTTAGATGAAATAAAAAAAGATACGCCTTTGAGTTTGATTTTTGAAGCTATTATTGCTAAAAATAATAACCTTAATAATCAAGTAGATGTGAAAATTGCTAAATTGCGTTCAGAGTTGCCTGAAGATATTTTGGCAAATATTTTGTATTTTAATTCTTTAAATTCAAATTTAAATATTAAAGAATATGCTCAAAATGCTCAAATTCATTTTAAAAATTTAAAACTTGATTATCGTAGTGTTTTTGGTGGACCAAGTATCGCTAGGGAATTTTATGTTAATTTAATGCATATTGCAGGGCTTTTAAATTTAGAAAGACAGAAATTTAAAGAGTTGATTAATGTTTCAGGAGCAAAAGATGAGGGTATTTTACAAACTTTAGCTTATTTGGATATTTTTGCACAGCAATACGAGGAGGCTTATGCACTTTATAATTCTTTGATTGATGATTATGGAGCTAAAGATACTAAAACTTTATTTTTAGCAGCTGTAGCAGCCGTAGGTGCAAATAATCCAAATTCAGCTATAGCACTTTTGCAGCTTTCTAAACTTACAGATAAAAATAATAAAGAAAGTAAAGCAGCTCTTGGTATGTTGTATCAAGAAGTAAAGAACTATGAAGCTGCGATATCTCAGTATAAAACTTTACCTAATAATTTTAAGAGTGAATTTTTTACTTTTGATATTAATAACAACTAA
- the pyk gene encoding pyruvate kinase, producing the protein MLKKTKIVATVGPASEKEEILRQMIINGVNVFRLNFSHGTHEYHKKNLDTIRRVAKELHTRIGILQDISGPKIRTGELKEPFELKKGDRLDFYRETILGEKIAQNHYKISINQKSILDMLKIDEYIYLYDGSIRAKVENIDDQKIKTIIENDGFLNSNKGINFPNTKINIDVITQKDKNDLLWGIKNEVDFLAISFVQNAHDIDEVREILAQNNAKISIFAKIEKFDAVENIDEIIKSSDGVMVARGDLGIEVPYYKVPNIQKEIIQKANNASKPVITATQMLFSLAKSKTATRAEISDVANAVLDGTDAVMLSEESAVGIDPANAVDIMCQTIIETEKRYPYNKFNDFNDLDNTDKIMRSSAHLATDLNADAIFSLTSSGKSAIKIARYRPNIEIIAVGHSEKTLNSLSIVWGVNPAILVNKSNELTELLKDSVRSSVEKGFMDEDKCYLLTAGFPTGVEGTSNLIRILNKEQITYYLQ; encoded by the coding sequence ATGCTTAAAAAAACAAAAATTGTAGCCACAGTAGGTCCAGCAAGTGAAAAGGAAGAAATTCTACGCCAAATGATTATCAATGGTGTAAATGTTTTCCGTTTAAACTTTTCTCATGGAACACATGAGTATCATAAAAAAAACTTAGATACCATAAGAAGAGTAGCTAAAGAATTGCATACTCGTATTGGAATTTTACAAGACATTAGTGGTCCTAAAATTCGTACAGGTGAACTTAAAGAACCATTTGAATTAAAAAAGGGTGATAGACTTGATTTTTATCGTGAAACAATTTTAGGGGAGAAGATTGCTCAAAATCATTATAAAATCAGTATTAATCAAAAATCTATTTTAGATATGTTAAAAATTGATGAATATATTTATCTATATGATGGATCAATTCGTGCTAAAGTAGAAAACATAGATGATCAAAAAATTAAAACCATTATAGAAAATGATGGTTTTTTAAACTCAAATAAAGGTATTAATTTTCCGAATACTAAAATCAATATTGATGTTATTACACAAAAAGATAAAAATGATTTACTTTGGGGTATAAAAAATGAAGTAGATTTTTTAGCAATATCTTTCGTACAAAATGCGCACGATATTGATGAAGTTCGTGAAATTTTAGCACAAAATAACGCAAAAATATCTATTTTTGCAAAAATTGAAAAATTTGATGCAGTAGAAAATATTGATGAGATTATTAAATCTAGCGATGGTGTAATGGTTGCAAGAGGAGACTTAGGTATTGAGGTACCTTATTATAAAGTTCCTAATATCCAAAAAGAAATTATACAAAAAGCAAACAATGCCTCTAAGCCTGTTATTACTGCGACTCAAATGCTTTTTTCATTAGCCAAAAGCAAAACCGCCACAAGAGCTGAAATTTCAGATGTTGCAAATGCTGTTCTAGATGGAACAGATGCGGTAATGCTAAGTGAAGAAAGTGCCGTTGGTATAGATCCTGCAAACGCTGTTGATATAATGTGTCAAACTATAATAGAAACAGAAAAACGCTATCCATATAACAAATTTAATGATTTTAATGATTTAGACAATACAGATAAAATCATGCGTTCTTCAGCTCATCTTGCAACAGATCTTAACGCTGATGCTATTTTTTCTTTAACAAGTAGCGGAAAATCTGCTATTAAGATTGCGAGATATCGTCCAAATATAGAAATCATAGCAGTAGGACATTCTGAAAAAACCTTAAACTCTTTAAGCATAGTTTGGGGAGTTAATCCTGCGATTTTAGTTAACAAAAGTAATGAACTTACAGAATTATTAAAAGACTCTGTAAGATCAAGCGTTGAAAAAGGTTTTATGGATGAAGATAAATGCTATCTTCTAACTGCAGGCTTTCCAACAGGGGTAGAAGGCACTAGCAATCTTATCCGCATTCTCAATAAAGAGCAAATTACTTATTATCTACAATAA
- the der gene encoding ribosome biogenesis GTPase Der produces MQSIILIGKPNVGKSSLFNRMARQRIAITSDISGTTRDTNKTQIHIHSKKAMLIDSGGLDESDELFKNVKKNTLKVAKESDIILYLVDGKLAPDDEDRQFFYSLKKLGKPIALVINKVDNKKDEERAWEFANFGVKEIFNLSVTHNVGLDELYEWLEKFLHEEFLIPDEEENLEDFLEHYEEGKEFQFKEVDQNHIRVGIVGRVNVGKSSLLNALVKQERSVVSSIAGTTIDPVNESVVHKDKVIEFVDTAGIRKRGKIQGLERFALNRTEKILSHSQIALLVLDAHEGFNELDERIAGLVAKHYLGVIIVLNKWDKSEMDFDKTVKELRLDRFKFLAYAPVISVSALSGKRVHVLLDKILQIFENFTQKIQTSKLNTLIENATRAHPLPHDYGKLVKIYYVVQYDLAPPKIALIMNRPKALHFSYKRYLQNQIRKEFNFEGVPLVIASRKKGSKENDES; encoded by the coding sequence ATGCAAAGCATCATACTTATAGGTAAGCCAAATGTGGGAAAATCAAGCCTTTTTAATAGAATGGCAAGACAAAGAATAGCTATTACAAGTGATATTTCAGGCACAACTAGAGATACAAATAAAACGCAAATTCATATTCATTCAAAAAAAGCCATGCTTATTGATAGTGGGGGGCTTGATGAAAGTGATGAACTTTTTAAAAATGTGAAAAAAAACACTTTAAAAGTAGCTAAAGAAAGCGATATCATACTTTATCTAGTTGATGGGAAATTAGCGCCTGATGATGAGGATAGACAGTTTTTTTATTCTTTAAAAAAACTTGGAAAACCTATAGCCTTAGTGATTAATAAAGTAGATAATAAAAAAGATGAAGAAAGGGCTTGGGAGTTTGCAAATTTTGGCGTAAAGGAAATCTTTAATCTTTCAGTAACCCATAATGTAGGCTTAGATGAACTTTATGAATGGCTTGAAAAATTTTTACATGAAGAGTTTTTAATCCCCGATGAAGAAGAAAATTTAGAAGATTTTTTAGAGCATTATGAAGAAGGAAAAGAATTTCAATTTAAAGAAGTCGATCAAAATCATATCAGAGTGGGTATTGTAGGGCGTGTAAATGTTGGAAAATCAAGTCTTTTAAATGCTTTGGTTAAACAAGAACGCAGTGTTGTAAGTTCTATTGCAGGAACTACTATAGATCCTGTTAATGAAAGTGTAGTTCATAAAGATAAAGTGATAGAATTTGTTGATACTGCAGGTATTAGAAAAAGGGGTAAAATTCAAGGACTCGAACGCTTTGCCCTAAATCGCACGGAAAAAATTTTATCTCATTCTCAAATAGCACTTTTGGTTTTAGATGCGCATGAGGGCTTTAACGAGCTTGATGAACGCATTGCTGGGCTTGTGGCTAAGCATTATTTAGGTGTGATTATTGTTTTAAATAAATGGGATAAAAGTGAGATGGATTTTGATAAGACTGTAAAAGAATTGCGTCTTGATCGTTTTAAATTTCTAGCTTACGCACCTGTGATTAGCGTATCGGCTTTAAGTGGAAAAAGGGTGCATGTTTTACTAGATAAAATTTTGCAAATTTTTGAGAATTTCACTCAAAAAATCCAAACTTCTAAGCTTAATACTCTGATAGAAAATGCCACAAGAGCACATCCTTTGCCGCATGATTATGGGAAATTGGTTAAAATTTATTATGTAGTACAATATGACTTAGCGCCGCCAAAAATTGCACTTATCATGAATCGTCCCAAGGCTTTGCATTTTAGTTACAAGCGTTATTTGCAAAATCAAATCAGAAAAGAATTTAATTTTGAAGGTGTGCCTTTAGTGATTGCTTCGCGTAAAAAGGGCAGTAAAGAAAATGATGAAAGTTAA
- the serS gene encoding serine--tRNA ligase, with protein sequence MLDLKNLQNNFDEVAKKLKNKKVDENILKKLAELFASLKKEKTALEEFQAFQNKFSKELATAEDKESLKAKLSENKSKINEQSTKVNALENELEEIAHAIPNIPDECVPVGEDEDENVELKKVLNPPSFDFTPKEHFELGESLNWLDFVRGVKISQSRFCVLKNEGALLSRALVNYMIDFNRSRGFEFVNVPFLVNGATMFGTGQLPKFKEDMYKVDDEDLYLISTSEIPVTNLYSGEILASETLPIKMTCYSACFRKEAGSAGRDTRGIIRQHQFEKVELVSITKPEQSDSVFNEMLECASDLLSSLGLAHRHLMLCTGDLGFSAAKTVDLEVWLPGQNKYREISSVSNCRDFQARRAKIRYKNEQGKNELVHTLNGSSLAVGRTLVAIMENYQDKEGKIHIPDALKKYF encoded by the coding sequence ATGCTAGATTTAAAAAATTTGCAAAATAATTTTGATGAAGTGGCTAAAAAGTTAAAAAATAAAAAAGTTGATGAAAATATCTTAAAAAAACTTGCTGAACTTTTTGCAAGTTTAAAAAAAGAAAAAACAGCTTTAGAAGAATTTCAAGCTTTTCAAAATAAATTCAGTAAAGAACTTGCTACAGCCGAAGATAAAGAAAGTTTAAAAGCAAAATTAAGCGAAAATAAAAGTAAAATTAATGAGCAAAGCACTAAAGTAAATGCTTTAGAAAATGAGCTTGAAGAAATCGCTCATGCCATCCCAAATATCCCTGATGAATGTGTGCCTGTGGGTGAAGACGAAGATGAAAATGTGGAGCTTAAAAAAGTTTTAAATCCACCTAGCTTTGATTTTACTCCAAAAGAACATTTTGAATTAGGTGAGAGTTTAAATTGGCTTGATTTTGTGCGTGGGGTAAAAATTTCACAAAGCCGTTTTTGTGTGCTTAAGAACGAAGGAGCTTTATTAAGCCGTGCTTTGGTAAATTATATGATAGATTTTAATAGAAGTCGTGGATTTGAATTTGTTAATGTACCTTTTTTGGTAAATGGTGCTACTATGTTTGGGACAGGTCAGTTGCCAAAATTTAAAGAAGATATGTATAAGGTAGATGATGAGGATTTGTATTTGATCTCAACTTCTGAAATTCCAGTAACCAATCTTTATAGTGGAGAAATTTTAGCTAGTGAAACTTTACCGATAAAAATGACTTGTTATAGTGCTTGTTTTAGAAAAGAAGCAGGCAGTGCAGGGCGTGATACAAGAGGTATTATAAGACAACACCAGTTTGAAAAAGTAGAGCTTGTAAGTATCACTAAACCTGAGCAAAGTGATAGCGTGTTTAATGAAATGCTTGAGTGTGCAAGTGATTTACTCAGTTCTTTAGGTTTAGCGCATAGACATTTGATGCTTTGCACCGGAGATTTGGGTTTTAGTGCGGCAAAAACTGTAGATCTTGAAGTGTGGCTTCCAGGACAAAATAAATATCGTGAGATCAGCTCGGTTTCAAATTGTCGTGATTTTCAAGCAAGACGCGCTAAAATTCGCTATAAAAACGAACAAGGAAAAAATGAACTCGTTCACACTCTTAATGGCTCATCTTTGGCAGTAGGAAGAACCTTGGTAGCGATTATGGAAAATTATCAAGATAAAGAAGGAAAAATTCATATTCCTGATGCTTTGAAAAAATATTTTTAA
- the mqo gene encoding FAD-dependent oxidoreductase, translating to MGQQEFDVLVIGAGISGAALFYELARYTNIKNIALIEKYNTAATLNSKGTSNSQTIHCGDIETNYTLEKARKVKRTADMIVKYGLMQNAQNNFMFSHQKMALAVGDIECDYMKKRYEEFKELYPYIKFFDKAKIKQIEPKVVLGEDCNQDRPENICAMGVESGEVFTTVDFGKMSINLIEQAQKQNKNTFVAFNQEIIHIEKKDDIFILKTSNHQEYHAKSVVVNAGAHSLHLAHKMNLGMDKSCWPVAGSFYLTKQKLLNGKVYMVQNPKLPFAALHGDPDLLADMNTRFGPTALVIPKLERYHGLKSVPEFFEALKLDKTVLKVTFNMFKDATIRNYIFYNYLFELPFIDKSLFVKDAKKIVPSLKASDIYYAKGFGGVRPQVIDKTKGELMLGEASITETPGIIFNMTPSPGATSCLGNAERDAKLICNYLGMEFNEDKFSSELL from the coding sequence ATGGGTCAACAAGAATTTGATGTGCTTGTCATCGGAGCTGGAATTTCGGGAGCAGCATTATTTTACGAGCTTGCAAGATATACAAATATTAAAAATATTGCTTTGATAGAAAAATATAATACAGCTGCAACATTAAATTCTAAGGGAACGAGTAATTCTCAAACCATTCATTGTGGAGATATTGAAACCAATTATACTTTAGAAAAAGCGCGAAAAGTAAAAAGAACAGCTGATATGATAGTTAAATATGGACTCATGCAAAATGCGCAAAATAATTTCATGTTTTCTCATCAAAAAATGGCTCTAGCTGTTGGAGATATAGAATGTGATTATATGAAAAAACGCTATGAAGAATTTAAAGAACTTTATCCTTATATAAAATTTTTCGATAAAGCAAAAATCAAACAAATTGAACCCAAGGTTGTTTTAGGAGAAGATTGCAATCAAGATAGACCTGAAAATATCTGTGCCATGGGTGTTGAAAGCGGCGAGGTTTTTACAACTGTAGATTTTGGGAAAATGAGTATAAATCTAATAGAACAAGCCCAAAAACAAAATAAAAATACTTTCGTTGCCTTTAATCAAGAAATTATTCACATAGAAAAAAAAGATGATATTTTTATATTAAAAACCTCAAATCATCAAGAATACCATGCCAAAAGCGTAGTTGTCAATGCTGGGGCGCACTCTTTACATTTAGCACATAAAATGAACTTAGGTATGGATAAGTCTTGTTGGCCTGTTGCAGGAAGTTTTTATTTAACCAAACAAAAACTTTTAAATGGCAAAGTTTATATGGTGCAAAATCCTAAACTTCCATTTGCAGCCCTTCATGGAGATCCTGATTTGCTTGCTGATATGAACACTCGCTTTGGACCTACTGCACTTGTTATTCCAAAACTAGAACGTTATCATGGTCTAAAATCAGTTCCAGAATTTTTTGAAGCACTAAAACTTGATAAAACTGTTTTAAAAGTAACTTTTAATATGTTTAAAGATGCAACAATTAGAAATTACATCTTTTATAATTATCTTTTTGAACTACCTTTTATTGATAAAAGCTTATTTGTTAAAGATGCCAAAAAAATAGTCCCAAGTCTTAAAGCAAGCGATATTTATTATGCGAAAGGTTTTGGAGGCGTAAGACCACAAGTTATTGATAAAACTAAAGGAGAATTAATGCTAGGTGAAGCAAGTATCACAGAAACCCCTGGTATTATTTTCAATATGACTCCAAGTCCTGGGGCAACAAGTTGTTTAGGAAATGCTGAAAGAGATGCAAAGCTTATATGTAATTACCTAGGAATGGAATTTAACGAAGATAAATTTTCTTCAGAATTATTGTAA
- the trpS gene encoding tryptophan--tRNA ligase, whose translation MRVLTGLQPSGDLHIGNYFGAIKQMVDAQEKSQMFMFIANYHAMTSSQDGEKLKQNSLKAAAAFLSLGIDPQKSVFWLQSDVKEVMELYWILSQFTPMGLLERAHSYKDKVAKGLSASHGLFSYPVLMAADILLFDTQIVPVGKDQIQHVEIARDIALKVNNEWGEIFTLPKAKVNEEVAVVVGTDGAKMSKSYQNTIDIFSSEKTLKKQISSIVTDSTALEDPKDHENCNIFKIAKLFLDESGQKELQIRYEKGGEGYGHFKMYLNELVNAYFKEAREKYNELLEKPSHLKEILDFGATKARKIAQEKMQKIYEKIGL comes from the coding sequence ATGAGAGTATTAACAGGCCTTCAGCCAAGTGGCGATTTGCATATAGGTAATTATTTTGGTGCAATTAAGCAAATGGTAGATGCACAAGAAAAAAGCCAAATGTTTATGTTTATTGCTAATTATCATGCCATGACTTCTTCTCAAGATGGAGAAAAACTTAAACAAAATTCCTTAAAAGCTGCTGCGGCTTTTTTAAGCCTTGGTATAGATCCTCAAAAAAGCGTTTTTTGGTTGCAAAGTGATGTTAAGGAAGTTATGGAGCTTTATTGGATTTTATCGCAATTTACTCCTATGGGTTTATTAGAGCGTGCGCATAGTTACAAGGATAAAGTTGCTAAGGGGCTTAGTGCTTCACATGGGCTTTTTTCTTATCCTGTTTTAATGGCAGCTGATATTTTACTTTTTGATACACAAATTGTTCCTGTGGGAAAAGATCAAATCCAACATGTTGAAATCGCACGTGATATTGCTTTAAAAGTTAATAATGAATGGGGTGAAATTTTTACCCTTCCAAAGGCTAAAGTTAATGAAGAAGTAGCTGTAGTTGTAGGCACTGATGGGGCAAAAATGAGTAAATCTTATCAAAATACTATAGATATTTTTAGCAGTGAAAAAACCTTAAAAAAACAAATTTCTTCCATAGTTACAGATAGCACCGCTTTAGAAGATCCAAAAGATCATGAAAACTGCAATATTTTTAAAATCGCAAAGCTTTTTTTAGATGAATCAGGGCAAAAAGAATTACAAATACGCTATGAAAAAGGTGGTGAGGGTTATGGACATTTTAAAATGTATTTAAACGAGCTTGTAAATGCTTATTTTAAAGAAGCAAGAGAAAAATATAATGAGCTTTTAGAAAAGCCTTCGCATTTGAAAGAAATTTTGGATTTTGGTGCGACAAAAGCAAGAAAAATCGCCCAAGAAAAAATGCAAAAAATTTATGAAAAAATCGGACTTTAA
- the aroK gene encoding shikimate kinase — MMKVKNIVFIGFMGSGKSTLARALAKDLDLVFLDSDFLIEQKFNQKVSEIFEQKGENFFREQEQKMADFFSSCEKACIATGGGFVNVSNLEKAGFCIYLKADFEYLKKRLDKDEISKRPLFYDEIKAKKLYNERLSKYEQKANFILNIENKNIDELLSEIKKVIK, encoded by the coding sequence ATGATGAAAGTTAAAAATATAGTTTTTATAGGATTTATGGGTTCTGGAAAAAGCACTTTAGCAAGAGCTTTAGCTAAGGATTTAGATCTTGTTTTTTTAGATAGTGATTTTTTAATAGAACAAAAATTTAATCAAAAAGTCAGTGAAATTTTTGAACAAAAAGGGGAAAATTTTTTTAGAGAACAAGAGCAAAAAATGGCTGATTTTTTTAGTTCTTGTGAGAAAGCTTGTATTGCTACAGGCGGGGGTTTTGTTAATGTTTCAAATTTAGAAAAAGCAGGTTTTTGTATTTATTTAAAAGCAGATTTTGAATATTTAAAAAAGCGTTTAGACAAAGATGAAATTTCTAAAAGACCTTTATTTTATGATGAAATTAAAGCAAAAAAATTATATAATGAGCGTTTAAGCAAGTATGAACAAAAGGCAAATTTTATTTTAAATATAGAAAATAAAAATATAGATGAGCTTTTAAGCGAGATTAAAAAGGTGATAAAATGA
- a CDS encoding DMT family transporter produces the protein MLKVIKHNLGIYFMILACLDFALMGACAKILSKEMSSIEIMFFRNIIGIFFIVYLLKRSKAHKKGGYFWLLVFRGVVGTLSLYMFFYNVSNITLGGAFAFQKTAPIFITLIAFVVFKENIGIKGWIGILIAFGGVLLIAQPWAHNLNHSGFDLKNSVIGITSGFLAALALTSVRELRKSYTTEQIAFSFILLGTLMPLISMISAEFFEPQHLDSLHLDFILAPFVMPSLTAWLIIAIMGTLGTIYQIHVTKAYGIAKQAGVVAGVSYLDVVFSMIVGIILGDNLPSTMVFLGIIGIIFGGLILVKNKGKK, from the coding sequence ATGCTAAAAGTAATCAAGCATAATTTAGGAATTTATTTCATGATTTTAGCATGTTTGGATTTTGCACTTATGGGAGCTTGTGCAAAAATTCTTAGCAAGGAAATGAGTTCTATAGAAATTATGTTTTTTAGAAATATCATAGGAATTTTTTTCATAGTCTATCTTTTAAAACGATCTAAGGCACATAAAAAAGGGGGATATTTTTGGCTCTTGGTATTTCGTGGAGTAGTAGGCACGCTTTCACTATATATGTTTTTCTATAATGTTTCAAATATTACACTAGGTGGAGCTTTTGCTTTTCAAAAAACTGCTCCTATTTTTATTACTTTAATAGCTTTTGTTGTTTTTAAAGAAAATATTGGCATCAAAGGCTGGATAGGAATTTTAATAGCATTTGGTGGAGTGCTTTTAATCGCTCAGCCTTGGGCTCATAATTTAAATCATTCAGGCTTTGATTTAAAAAATTCAGTTATAGGTATCACGAGTGGATTTTTAGCCGCTTTAGCTCTTACAAGTGTAAGAGAACTTAGAAAATCTTACACTACAGAACAAATTGCCTTTTCTTTTATCCTTTTAGGAACCTTAATGCCTTTAATTTCTATGATCAGTGCTGAATTTTTTGAACCACAGCATCTTGATTCTTTACATTTAGATTTCATTCTAGCACCTTTTGTGATGCCAAGTCTTACAGCTTGGCTTATCATTGCCATTATGGGAACTTTAGGCACCATTTATCAAATTCATGTCACTAAAGCTTATGGTATCGCTAAACAAGCAGGAGTGGTTGCCGGAGTTAGTTATCTTGATGTAGTATTTAGTATGATAGTTGGGATAATTTTGGGAGATAATTTACCAAGTACTATGGTTTTTTTAGGTATAATAGGCATTATTTTTGGTGGATTAATTTTAGTTAAGAACAAAGGAAAAAAATGA